A section of the Dehalococcoidales bacterium genome encodes:
- a CDS encoding ribonucleoside-diphosphate reductase, adenosylcobalamin-dependent has product MSHFCHFNAWRTGDPGLIFLDEINRRNPTPHLGRLEATNPCGELPLLPYESCNLGSINLSRMILDGQIDWLKIERVVNLAVR; this is encoded by the coding sequence ATGTCACATTTTTGTCACTTTAATGCCTGGAGAACCGGCGACCCCGGCCTTATCTTCCTCGATGAGATTAATCGTCGTAATCCCACGCCGCACCTGGGACGGCTGGAAGCCACCAATCCCTGTGGCGAGCTGCCGCTGCTCCCCTACGAGAGCTGCAACCTGGGGTCGATAAATTTATCCCGCATGATATTGGACGGGCAGATAGACTGGCTGAAGATTGAGCGGGTGGTGAACCTGGCCGTGCG